From Toxotes jaculatrix isolate fToxJac2 chromosome 1, fToxJac2.pri, whole genome shotgun sequence, a single genomic window includes:
- the slc35c1 gene encoding GDP-fucose transporter 1 isoform X1 — translation MNRTPLKRFTILKMALAGSETMDEDGHGETFILRAAKIAAVVALYWFVSITMVFLNNYLLDNRDLDAPLFVTFYQCVVTVGLCWLMQMLSKLCPGLIDFPSFKFDVKTSREVLPLSVVFIGMITFNNLCLKYVGVAFYTVGRSLSTVFNVLLSYVILKQTTSFQALLCCGIILGGFWLGVDQEGIAGSLSWSGVFFGVLASACVSLNAIYTKKVMPAVDGNIWKLSYYNNINACVLFLPLILVFGELGRLASFSHLTDLGFWGMMTLGGVFGFAIGYVTGLQIKYTSPLTHNVSGTAKACAQTVIAVVYNSSSKSLLWWTSNLLVLGGSSAYTWVKSLEMKKTPHRDPQDSAKEKLIQREKGNLGV, via the exons ATGAACAGGACGCCGTTGAAGCGCTTCACTATCTTGAAGATGGCTCTGGCCGGCTCGGAGACGATGGACGAGGACGGACACGGAGAGACTTTCATACTGCGCGCTGCCAAAATAGCAGCTGTGGTTGCACTGTACTGGTTCGTTTCAATAACAATGGTGTTCCTTAATAATTACTTGCTGGACAACCGAGACCTGGACGCGCCGTTGTTTGTCACTTTTTATCAGTGTGTGGTGACTGTCGGGCTGTGCTGGCTCATGCAGATGTTGTCCAAGTTGTGTCCGGGGCTCATCGACTTCCCGTCGTTCAAATTCGACGTGAAGACGTCTCGGGAGGTCCTGCCGCTGTCCGTCGTGTTCATCGGCATGATCACCTTCAACAACCTGTGCCTGAAATATGTCGGAGTGGCTTTCTACACCGTCGGCCGGTCACTCAGCACAGTTTTCAATGTGCTGTTATCTTATGTTATTCTGAAACAAACTACATCTTTCCAAGCCTTGCTGTGCTGTGGGATCATACTAG GTGGATTCTGGCTTGGTGTGGATCAGGAGGGCATAGCAGGGTCCCTCTCCTGGTCAGGAGTCTTTTTTGGGGTACTTGCCAGCGCTTGTGTTTCTCTCAATGCCATCTACACCAAAAAGGTAATGCCAGCGGTGGATGGAAACATCTGGAAACTGTCCTACTACAACAACATCAATGCCTGCGTCCTCTTCCTGCCCCTCATTCTCGTGTTTGGAGAGTTGGGCCGTCTTGCCAGCTTCAGCCACCTCACTGACCTCGGTTTTTGGGGTATGATGACACTCGGAGGAGTGTTTGGTTTCGCCATCGGCTACGTCACAGGTCTCCAGATCAAGTATACCagtccactcacacacaatgtCTCAGGGACAGCAAAAGCCTGTGCGCAGACTGTCATTGCAGTAGTGTATAACTCCTCCAGTAAAAGCCTGCTGTGGTGGACCAGTAACTTGTTGGTTCTTGGTGGCTCGTCAGCCTACACTTGGGTCAAAAGTCTAGAAATGAAAAAGACTCCCCACAGAGACCCTCAGGACTCAGCCAAGGAAAAACTCATTCAAAGGGAGAAGGGCAACCTCGGAGTGTAA
- the slc35c1 gene encoding GDP-fucose transporter 1 isoform X2 yields MALAGSETMDEDGHGETFILRAAKIAAVVALYWFVSITMVFLNNYLLDNRDLDAPLFVTFYQCVVTVGLCWLMQMLSKLCPGLIDFPSFKFDVKTSREVLPLSVVFIGMITFNNLCLKYVGVAFYTVGRSLSTVFNVLLSYVILKQTTSFQALLCCGIILGGFWLGVDQEGIAGSLSWSGVFFGVLASACVSLNAIYTKKVMPAVDGNIWKLSYYNNINACVLFLPLILVFGELGRLASFSHLTDLGFWGMMTLGGVFGFAIGYVTGLQIKYTSPLTHNVSGTAKACAQTVIAVVYNSSSKSLLWWTSNLLVLGGSSAYTWVKSLEMKKTPHRDPQDSAKEKLIQREKGNLGV; encoded by the exons ATGGCTCTGGCCGGCTCGGAGACGATGGACGAGGACGGACACGGAGAGACTTTCATACTGCGCGCTGCCAAAATAGCAGCTGTGGTTGCACTGTACTGGTTCGTTTCAATAACAATGGTGTTCCTTAATAATTACTTGCTGGACAACCGAGACCTGGACGCGCCGTTGTTTGTCACTTTTTATCAGTGTGTGGTGACTGTCGGGCTGTGCTGGCTCATGCAGATGTTGTCCAAGTTGTGTCCGGGGCTCATCGACTTCCCGTCGTTCAAATTCGACGTGAAGACGTCTCGGGAGGTCCTGCCGCTGTCCGTCGTGTTCATCGGCATGATCACCTTCAACAACCTGTGCCTGAAATATGTCGGAGTGGCTTTCTACACCGTCGGCCGGTCACTCAGCACAGTTTTCAATGTGCTGTTATCTTATGTTATTCTGAAACAAACTACATCTTTCCAAGCCTTGCTGTGCTGTGGGATCATACTAG GTGGATTCTGGCTTGGTGTGGATCAGGAGGGCATAGCAGGGTCCCTCTCCTGGTCAGGAGTCTTTTTTGGGGTACTTGCCAGCGCTTGTGTTTCTCTCAATGCCATCTACACCAAAAAGGTAATGCCAGCGGTGGATGGAAACATCTGGAAACTGTCCTACTACAACAACATCAATGCCTGCGTCCTCTTCCTGCCCCTCATTCTCGTGTTTGGAGAGTTGGGCCGTCTTGCCAGCTTCAGCCACCTCACTGACCTCGGTTTTTGGGGTATGATGACACTCGGAGGAGTGTTTGGTTTCGCCATCGGCTACGTCACAGGTCTCCAGATCAAGTATACCagtccactcacacacaatgtCTCAGGGACAGCAAAAGCCTGTGCGCAGACTGTCATTGCAGTAGTGTATAACTCCTCCAGTAAAAGCCTGCTGTGGTGGACCAGTAACTTGTTGGTTCTTGGTGGCTCGTCAGCCTACACTTGGGTCAAAAGTCTAGAAATGAAAAAGACTCCCCACAGAGACCCTCAGGACTCAGCCAAGGAAAAACTCATTCAAAGGGAGAAGGGCAACCTCGGAGTGTAA